The Atlantibacter hermannii genomic interval CTAATCGCAAATCCTGCGCTATCCCGCCAAATCAGCTAATCCCGCTGTAAAACTAACTTTCCACGGGCCAGTAAACTGGCCCTTTTATCGTTTGGTTTCCATTACCACTGGCCAACTTTTGACGGTTGTTCGTTTTTTGTTCGCATTAAAAGCCACAACATTTTTAAGATTCTGGTGTGAATATCTGCTTCGTTTTACGCTGGCAGAATAATCTACTGGTTTTTAGATCCCTTATTGCCTTCAAACGTTATAAGCGTTTAAATTGCGCACCTGATGTTGCCAGACTCACTGTTATATCGTGGTAATTCAAAAAACTATTCTCCACCGCGGCATCAGGTAAGTGTTTTGCGCTGAAATTTAACAAAATGACGCTATTTCGCTCAGCGCAGGCAGCAAAAACGTCAATTTATTCAACACCACATCCACAGGCAGTAAAACTTTATGACCCATCATTTGAAAACGCGTGACATCATCGCACTGGGCTTTATGACCTTTGCGTTGTTTGTGGGCGCAGGCAACATCATTTTCCCCCCCATGGTTGGTTTGCAGGCGGGCGAACACGTCTGGACAGCGGCGATTGGCTTTCTGATCACCGCGGTTGGTCTGCCGGTGCTGACCGTTGTGGCGCTGGCGAAAGTCGGCGGCGGCGTTGACAGCCTGAGCTCGCCGATTGGCCGTCGCGCTGGCGTCCTGCTCGCGACCGTCTGTTACCTTGCGGTCGGGCCGCTGTTTGCCACCCCGCGTACCGCCACGGTTTCGTTTGAGATGGGTATCGCGCCGTTGACCGGCGCGGGCGCAATGCCACTGCTGATTTACAGCCTGGTCTATTTTGCGCTGGTGATTCTGGTGTCGCTGTATCCGGGCAAACTGCTTGATACCGTGGGCAACTTCCTGGCGCCGCTGAAAATCATTGCGCTGACCGTGCTGGCGGTTGCCGCTCTGCTCTGGCCTGCCGGCGATATCAGCGTGGCGACCGAAGCCTATCAAAATGCAGCGTTCTCTAACGGCTTCGTCAACGGTTATCTGACCATGGATACCCTGGGCGCCATGGTGTTCGGTATCGTCATTGTTAACGCGGCCCGTTCACGCGGCGTGACCGAATCGCGCCTGCTGACCCGTTACACCATTTGGGCGGGCCTGATGGCCGGTATCGGTTTGACGTTGCTGTACCTGGCGTTGTTCCGCCTGGGTTCAGACAGCGCGACCCTGGTCGATCAGTCTGCTAACGGCGCAGCCATTCTTCACGCCTATGTGCAGCACACCTTTGGCGGCGCAGGCAGCTTCTTACTGGCGGCATTGATTTTCATCGCCTGCATGGTGACGGCGGTGGGCCTGACCTGCGCCTGTGCCGAGTTCTTCGCGCAGTATCTGCCGTTGTCATACCGCTCGCTGGTGTTTATCCTCGGCGGCTTCTCAATGGTGGTGTCGAATCTGGGGCTGAGCCACCTGATTCAGATTTCTATTCCGGTACTGACGGCGATTTATCCGCCCTGCATCGTGCTGGTAGTGTTGAGCTTCACCCGTGGTTGGTGGCACAATTCCACCCGCGTTATCGCGCCGGCGATGTTGATAAGCCAGCTATTAGGGTTGATTGACGGCGTGAAGGCCTCGGCGCTTAGCGATATGCTCCCGGTGTGGACGCAGAAAATGCCGCTGGCCGATCAAGGGCTGGCCTGGCTGATGCCAACGGTAGCGATGGTTGTCATTGCCGGTATTTGGGATCGCGCAGCAGGACGTCAGATGACTTCCGCCGCGCACTAAAAAATACCGATAGTTTTTTAACCACGGAGCCCGCTCCGTGGTTTTTTTATTGTGTAAACAGGTAATTAACAACATGGATAACGGGACTACGCTCAAACGCGGTTTGAGTACGCGACATATTCGCTTTATGGCACTGGGCTCGGCGATAGGCACCGGGCTGTTTTACGGCTCTGCCGACGCCATCAAAATGGCCGGTCCGAGCGTGCTACTGGCGTATATCATCGGCGGCGTCGCGGCATACATTATTATGCGCGCGCTGGGTGAAATGTCGGTACACAATCCTGCCGCCAGCTCGTTCTCCCGTTATGCCCAGGAAAATTTAGGCCCGCTGGCAGGTTACATCACCGGCTGGACCTACTGTTTTGAAATCCTGATTGTCGCCATCGCCGACGTTACTGCCTTCGGCATTTATATGGGTGTCTGGTTCCCGACGGTGCCGCACTGGGTGTGGGTGCTGAGCGTGGTGCTAATCATCTGCGCCATCAACCTGATGAGCGTGAAAGTGTTCGGCGAAATGGAGTTCTGGTTCTCGTTCTTTAAAGTCGCCACCATCATCATCATGATTGCTGCTGGCATCGGCATTATTATCTGGGGCATCGGCAACGGCGGCCAACCGACCGGTATCAGTAATCTCTGGAATCACGGCGGTTTCTTCGCTAACGGCTGGATTGGCACCGTGATGGCGCTGCAGATGGTGATGTTTGCCTATGGCGGCATTGAAATCATCGGCATTACCGCTGGCGAAGCCAAAGATCCTGAGAAGTCGATTCCACGCGCCATTAATTCGGTTCCGCTGCGTATTCTGGTGTTCTACGTGGGCACGCTGTTTGTAATCATGTCTATTTACCCCTGGAACCAGGTGGGCACAAACGGCAGCCCGTTTGTCCTGACCTTCCAGCATATGGGGATCACCTTTGCCGCCGGTATCCTTAACTTCGTGGTGATCACCGCCTCGCTGTCGGCGATTAACAGCGATGTGTTCGGCGTGGGCCGTATGTTGCACGGCATGGCCGATCAGGGTAGCGCGCCGAAAGTGTTCGCGAAAACATCGCGTAACGGCGTGCCGTGGGTGACGGTTATGGTGATGACCGCCGCGCTGCTGCTGGCGGTCTATCTCAACTACATCATGCCGGAAAATGTGTTCCTGGTGATTGCCTCGCTGGCGACTTTCGCCACCGTCTGGGTGTGGATTATGATCCTGCTGTCGCAGATTTGGTTCCGCCGTCGCTTATCGCCGGAAGAGGTAAAAGCGCTGAAATTTAAAGTGCCGGGCGGTGTTACCACCACGATTATCGGTCTGGTCTTCCTGGTATTTATTATCGGGCTGATTGGTTATCACCCGGATACGCGTATTTCCTTATACGTGGGCTTTGCCTGGATTGCCCTGTTGCTGGTGGGCTGGATCGTTAAACGCCGCCACGACGCACGCACCCGCATCAACGCATAATTCTTCCCATCCCCGCCGCCTGGCGGGGATGTTGTTTTGGCGCTACGCTCAGCCTTCTCCACCTGTGAACTCCTCCCCTAAATAAACGCAAAATGAGGAAGGCGGCTTGTCGCCGATATGGCATGGTGGCGGCAAAATTGACCATGGGGAAATGATTATGTTGCAAGCCTGGCACCTTCCGGTGGCGCCTTTTATCAAACAGCACCCGCAGCGGCTGGAGATTACGCTGTGGTTGGCGGGCGAAGATTTGCCGCAGCGGGTGACGCTGCGGGCTGAGCATGATAACGAAGAGACCTCGATTCCGATGAAGCGCCTGCGTCGTCCGCCATACGAGGGCGTGACGGCCTGGCGGGCGTCAATTTCACTGGATGAGGGCCAGCCGCGCCGCCGCTATAGTTTCAAACTGCTGTGGCCCAGCCGCCAGCGCTGGTTTACCCCGCAGGGATTCAATGATTATCCGCCTGCGCGACTGGAACAATTCGCCTTTGATGCCCCGGACAGCGGCCCGTCATGGGTGGCTGACCAGATTTTCTATCAAATCTTCCCGGACCGTTTCGCCCGCAGCCTGCCACGGGAGGCCGGTCAGGATACGGTGTACTATCATCACGCCGCCCATCGCGACATTGTTCTGCGCGACTGGGATGAGCCGGTAACCGCAGACGCAGGCGGCTCC includes:
- the brnQ gene encoding branched chain amino acid transport system II carrier protein encodes the protein MTHHLKTRDIIALGFMTFALFVGAGNIIFPPMVGLQAGEHVWTAAIGFLITAVGLPVLTVVALAKVGGGVDSLSSPIGRRAGVLLATVCYLAVGPLFATPRTATVSFEMGIAPLTGAGAMPLLIYSLVYFALVILVSLYPGKLLDTVGNFLAPLKIIALTVLAVAALLWPAGDISVATEAYQNAAFSNGFVNGYLTMDTLGAMVFGIVIVNAARSRGVTESRLLTRYTIWAGLMAGIGLTLLYLALFRLGSDSATLVDQSANGAAILHAYVQHTFGGAGSFLLAALIFIACMVTAVGLTCACAEFFAQYLPLSYRSLVFILGGFSMVVSNLGLSHLIQISIPVLTAIYPPCIVLVVLSFTRGWWHNSTRVIAPAMLISQLLGLIDGVKASALSDMLPVWTQKMPLADQGLAWLMPTVAMVVIAGIWDRAAGRQMTSAAH
- the proY gene encoding proline-specific permease, with translation MVFLLCKQVINNMDNGTTLKRGLSTRHIRFMALGSAIGTGLFYGSADAIKMAGPSVLLAYIIGGVAAYIIMRALGEMSVHNPAASSFSRYAQENLGPLAGYITGWTYCFEILIVAIADVTAFGIYMGVWFPTVPHWVWVLSVVLIICAINLMSVKVFGEMEFWFSFFKVATIIIMIAAGIGIIIWGIGNGGQPTGISNLWNHGGFFANGWIGTVMALQMVMFAYGGIEIIGITAGEAKDPEKSIPRAINSVPLRILVFYVGTLFVIMSIYPWNQVGTNGSPFVLTFQHMGITFAAGILNFVVITASLSAINSDVFGVGRMLHGMADQGSAPKVFAKTSRNGVPWVTVMVMTAALLLAVYLNYIMPENVFLVIASLATFATVWVWIMILLSQIWFRRRLSPEEVKALKFKVPGGVTTTIIGLVFLVFIIGLIGYHPDTRISLYVGFAWIALLLVGWIVKRRHDARTRINA